In Streptomyces sclerotialus, one genomic interval encodes:
- a CDS encoding type I polyketide synthase has translation MTDTRPPRPAATEPVAIVGMSTIMPGARELDGYWRTIIEGRDLMTEVPADRWRVADFYDPDPAAEDKTYCKRGAFLPPVEFDPVAFGLRPSVVEATDTAQLLALVATRRLLDDLASARPGSPDRERVSVYLGSVAIQLMGEMSVRIGRPTWHKVLREHGIPEERTQAICDRIASHCVPWQAATFPGLLGSVVAGRVANVFDLHGANFTVDAACATSLASLSVAVDDLTLGRSDLVITGGVDTLNDPMTYIAFSKALALSRTGECRPFAEGADGTLLGEGVALLALRRLADAERDGDRIYAVIRGIGASSDGSGTAIYAPLADGQARAMRRAYAAAGYGPETVDLVEAHGTGTAAGDAAEVAALREVFTGSGRTDRQWCALGSVKSQIGHTTGAAGAAGVIKAALALHHRVLPPTIKADRPDPALDLHSSPFHLSTTARPWMHTADRPRRASVSSFGFGGANFHVTLEEYTGAVDRPAGPRCAARPSELVPLSASSTGALLARCSEVAEAAEKESDALSGVTTLARRTQEEFDAAADCRLAVVAADTAELAALLRRARTQVERQPDAPFRAPGIHYRTGPRACGPVAFVFPGQGTQRPGMGTDLALHFPAAQRVWQRAAMLELGERPLTEVVFPPPTPEEEERRRQRALLTRTEWAQPALAAHGLALLAVLEAVGVRPDCVAGHSFGELTALHTARVWDADTLLRLARRRGELLRDASTAPGAMLAVDAPAERVTALLGEDSADEEVWITADNAPGQVVLSGSGAGTARAAERCAAAGLAVRPLETTTAFHCPLVAPAAEPLERFLEGRTVRAPLLDVYGTADAAPYPLRPDRIREAVARQVASPVRFTDTVRAMYEDGVRTFVEVGPGQVLTGLINEILADAPHHAIACEPAGRNGVTGLHEALARLAVLGVPLRPDGLWEHHAPPHAAAPVRTSGPSMPMTISGGNHGRRYPSDEAPAGTPDGTPGDGQVAATAEAPVMAPDRTPHEAPDRTPHQAPEPAPYDVPAMEAYEAPAPSVSGGFAPAVPLPPAAAGPGTDIVRALLEVQRQTAEAHAAYLRLAEKSVEALTSGSGAPWPEPAGQPPTEPHGAVSDAPGPAIVPLPSPVSAVEENRPGAAGEPVQRPLAAGTADLPAQREVAPSGMTAAEMEALVLSVVSEKTGYPTDMLAPHMELEADLGLDSITRVQILAALRPMFPALAGLDRSVVTQLATMRTVGEMAAELRKLLAQVSAPAAGGAGTGGAEAGELRYTGGRRPERDTVYRQVPVMRETPAPGTPMAGLWDGTVVVTEDGAGVADEVVRLLRERGVAAESRPSVPADAAGVVLLGGLARPDTVGDAVARQAAALRAARAVASGMEERGGLFVTVQDTGGYFGLGASDTCEERRAWLGGLAALARTARVEWPRAAVKAIDCACGSSPAEVAEAVVAELLTGGEALDVGLAADGVRREPAYADAGTTGKVDVSGTAGHAGAPAGRMPELGALPVIVATGGARGITAAALTALGRTLPARFVLLGRSPADGPHIGRVDAVLAALRETGSQARYYQADVRDRDRLRAVLEEVRADWGPVTGLVHGAGVLADRRIREKTTADFDAVFGAKAEGLAALLDATRDDPLRLLCVFSSLAGTFGNAAQSDYAMANETLNHVVAAQRAGRPDAWLRSLVWGPWDGGMVSRELAEDFRMGGVPVLPVEAGARAFAAELATEASGPQVLLAAGPAAEFLRGAWGGAHATAARGTGSAAASS, from the coding sequence ATGACCGACACCCGGCCGCCCCGGCCGGCCGCCACGGAACCGGTCGCCATCGTGGGCATGAGCACGATCATGCCCGGGGCCCGGGAGCTCGACGGTTACTGGCGCACCATCATCGAAGGCCGCGACCTGATGACCGAGGTACCGGCCGACCGGTGGCGGGTGGCGGACTTCTACGACCCCGATCCGGCGGCGGAGGACAAGACCTATTGCAAGCGGGGCGCCTTCCTGCCGCCGGTGGAGTTCGACCCGGTCGCTTTCGGACTGCGCCCCAGCGTGGTCGAGGCCACCGACACCGCCCAGTTGCTGGCCCTTGTCGCCACCCGGCGGCTGCTCGACGACCTCGCCTCCGCGCGCCCCGGCAGCCCGGACCGGGAACGGGTCAGCGTCTACCTGGGCTCCGTGGCCATCCAGCTCATGGGCGAGATGAGCGTGCGCATCGGCCGTCCCACCTGGCACAAGGTGCTGCGCGAGCACGGCATCCCGGAGGAGCGGACCCAGGCGATCTGCGACCGGATCGCGAGCCACTGCGTGCCCTGGCAGGCGGCGACCTTCCCGGGCCTGCTGGGCAGCGTGGTCGCCGGGCGCGTCGCCAACGTCTTCGACCTGCACGGCGCGAACTTCACGGTGGACGCGGCCTGCGCCACCTCTCTGGCGTCCCTGTCCGTCGCCGTCGACGACCTGACGCTCGGCCGCTCCGACCTGGTCATCACCGGGGGCGTGGACACGCTCAACGACCCCATGACCTACATCGCCTTCAGCAAAGCCCTGGCCCTGTCGCGCACCGGTGAGTGCCGGCCGTTCGCCGAGGGTGCCGACGGCACCCTGCTGGGTGAGGGCGTGGCACTGCTGGCGCTGCGACGACTGGCCGACGCCGAGCGGGACGGCGACCGGATCTACGCGGTGATCCGCGGCATCGGAGCGTCCTCGGACGGCAGTGGCACCGCCATCTACGCGCCGCTGGCCGACGGCCAGGCGCGGGCGATGCGCCGGGCCTACGCCGCCGCAGGCTACGGCCCGGAGACGGTGGACCTGGTCGAGGCGCACGGCACCGGTACGGCGGCAGGTGACGCCGCCGAGGTGGCCGCCCTCCGGGAGGTGTTCACCGGTTCCGGCCGCACCGACCGGCAGTGGTGCGCGCTCGGCTCGGTGAAGTCCCAGATCGGCCACACCACGGGCGCCGCGGGCGCCGCCGGAGTGATCAAGGCGGCCCTCGCCCTGCACCACCGCGTGCTGCCGCCCACGATCAAGGCTGACCGCCCCGATCCGGCACTGGACCTGCACAGCAGCCCGTTCCACCTCAGCACCACGGCCCGGCCCTGGATGCACACCGCCGACCGCCCCCGGCGGGCCTCGGTGTCCAGCTTCGGCTTCGGCGGCGCCAACTTCCACGTCACCCTGGAGGAGTACACCGGAGCGGTGGACCGCCCGGCCGGGCCGCGCTGTGCGGCCCGGCCGTCCGAACTGGTACCGCTGTCCGCCTCCTCCACCGGTGCCCTGCTGGCCCGCTGCAGCGAGGTTGCCGAGGCGGCGGAGAAGGAGTCCGATGCGCTGTCCGGGGTGACCACGCTCGCCCGGCGGACACAGGAGGAGTTCGACGCCGCCGCGGACTGCCGGCTGGCGGTCGTTGCGGCCGACACCGCGGAACTCGCCGCACTGCTGCGCCGGGCGAGGACACAGGTCGAACGGCAGCCGGACGCACCGTTCCGGGCTCCCGGCATCCACTACCGCACCGGGCCCCGGGCCTGCGGCCCCGTCGCCTTCGTCTTCCCCGGGCAGGGCACCCAGCGCCCGGGCATGGGCACGGATCTGGCCCTGCACTTCCCGGCAGCGCAGCGGGTGTGGCAGCGCGCCGCCATGCTGGAGCTGGGCGAACGTCCGCTCACCGAGGTCGTGTTCCCCCCGCCCACGCCTGAGGAGGAAGAGCGGCGGCGGCAGCGCGCGCTGCTGACCCGCACCGAATGGGCCCAGCCCGCGCTGGCCGCGCACGGCCTCGCCCTGCTGGCGGTCCTGGAGGCCGTGGGCGTACGGCCGGACTGCGTCGCGGGACACAGTTTCGGGGAACTCACCGCGTTGCACACGGCACGGGTGTGGGATGCCGACACCCTGCTGCGGCTGGCCCGCCGGCGCGGCGAGCTGCTGCGCGACGCCTCCACCGCGCCCGGCGCCATGCTGGCCGTCGACGCCCCGGCGGAGCGGGTCACCGCGCTCCTCGGCGAGGACAGCGCCGACGAGGAGGTGTGGATCACCGCCGACAACGCACCGGGGCAGGTGGTGCTGTCCGGTTCCGGGGCCGGGACGGCCCGGGCCGCGGAACGCTGCGCCGCCGCGGGTCTGGCCGTCCGCCCCCTGGAGACGACCACCGCCTTCCACTGCCCGCTGGTGGCCCCGGCCGCCGAGCCGCTGGAACGGTTCCTGGAGGGCCGGACCGTCCGGGCTCCCCTGCTCGATGTGTACGGCACCGCGGACGCCGCGCCCTACCCTCTCCGACCGGACCGGATCCGCGAAGCGGTCGCCCGTCAGGTGGCCTCGCCGGTCCGCTTCACCGACACGGTCAGGGCGATGTACGAGGACGGGGTACGGACCTTCGTCGAGGTCGGTCCCGGCCAGGTGCTCACCGGTCTGATCAACGAGATCCTCGCGGACGCGCCGCACCACGCGATCGCCTGCGAGCCGGCCGGGCGCAACGGAGTGACCGGGCTGCACGAGGCGCTGGCGCGGCTGGCCGTCCTCGGCGTGCCGCTGCGGCCGGACGGGCTCTGGGAGCATCACGCGCCCCCGCACGCCGCGGCCCCCGTACGGACGTCGGGCCCCTCGATGCCCATGACCATCAGCGGCGGCAACCACGGCCGGCGGTACCCGTCGGACGAAGCGCCGGCCGGCACGCCGGACGGAACGCCGGGTGACGGTCAGGTCGCGGCAACTGCCGAGGCGCCCGTCATGGCGCCGGACCGGACACCGCACGAGGCGCCGGACCGGACACCGCACCAGGCGCCGGAACCGGCACCGTACGACGTACCCGCCATGGAGGCGTACGAGGCTCCCGCGCCCTCCGTATCCGGCGGCTTCGCACCGGCCGTGCCGCTGCCCCCGGCCGCCGCCGGACCGGGCACGGACATCGTCCGGGCGCTGCTGGAGGTGCAACGGCAGACCGCCGAGGCCCACGCCGCTTATCTCCGGCTGGCCGAGAAGTCGGTGGAGGCCCTGACCTCCGGTTCCGGTGCGCCATGGCCGGAACCGGCCGGGCAGCCCCCCACCGAACCGCACGGCGCCGTCTCCGATGCCCCGGGACCCGCCATCGTGCCGTTGCCCTCGCCCGTGTCGGCGGTGGAGGAGAACCGGCCGGGCGCGGCGGGCGAACCCGTGCAGCGGCCGCTCGCGGCCGGCACGGCGGACCTGCCCGCCCAGCGCGAGGTGGCGCCGAGCGGCATGACCGCGGCGGAGATGGAGGCCCTGGTGCTGTCGGTGGTGTCGGAGAAGACCGGCTACCCCACCGACATGCTCGCGCCCCACATGGAGTTGGAGGCCGACCTCGGCCTGGACTCGATCACCAGGGTGCAGATCCTCGCGGCGCTGCGCCCGATGTTCCCCGCCCTGGCGGGCCTCGACCGGTCGGTCGTCACGCAGCTGGCGACCATGAGAACGGTCGGGGAGATGGCCGCCGAGCTGCGCAAGCTCCTCGCGCAGGTCTCCGCACCGGCCGCCGGGGGCGCCGGCACCGGCGGCGCAGAGGCCGGCGAACTCCGGTACACGGGCGGACGACGGCCGGAGAGGGACACCGTGTACCGGCAGGTGCCGGTGATGCGGGAGACGCCCGCACCCGGCACGCCGATGGCCGGGCTGTGGGACGGCACGGTCGTGGTGACGGAGGACGGCGCCGGAGTCGCGGACGAGGTCGTGCGCCTGCTGCGGGAGCGCGGGGTGGCCGCCGAGAGCCGCCCGTCCGTACCGGCGGACGCGGCCGGTGTGGTGCTGCTCGGCGGTCTGGCCCGGCCGGACACCGTGGGGGACGCCGTGGCCCGGCAGGCTGCGGCACTGCGGGCCGCGCGCGCGGTCGCGTCCGGCATGGAGGAACGCGGCGGCCTCTTCGTCACCGTGCAGGACACCGGGGGGTATTTCGGACTCGGCGCCTCCGACACCTGTGAGGAGCGGCGGGCCTGGCTCGGCGGCCTGGCCGCACTCGCCCGTACAGCCAGGGTGGAGTGGCCCCGGGCGGCCGTGAAGGCGATCGACTGCGCCTGCGGCAGCTCCCCGGCCGAGGTCGCCGAGGCCGTCGTGGCGGAACTGCTGACCGGCGGGGAGGCGCTGGACGTCGGTCTCGCCGCCGACGGAGTGCGCCGGGAACCGGCCTACGCCGACGCCGGAACGACAGGAAAGGTCGACGTGTCCGGAACGGCCGGCCACGCGGGAGCACCGGCGGGCCGGATGCCCGAGTTGGGCGCGCTGCCGGTGATCGTGGCAACCGGCGGTGCCCGCGGTATCACCGCCGCGGCGCTGACCGCCCTGGGCCGCACCCTTCCCGCACGGTTCGTCCTGCTGGGCCGGTCCCCGGCGGACGGCCCGCACATCGGCCGGGTGGACGCCGTTCTCGCCGCCCTGCGGGAAACCGGGTCACAGGCCCGTTACTACCAGGCGGACGTACGGGACCGGGACCGGCTGCGGGCCGTGCTGGAGGAGGTGCGCGCGGACTGGGGACCGGTCACCGGGCTGGTGCACGGTGCCGGGGTACTGGCGGACCGGCGCATCCGGGAGAAGACGACCGCCGACTTCGACGCGGTGTTCGGTGCGAAGGCGGAGGGGCTGGCGGCTCTGCTGGACGCGACACGGGACGATCCGCTGCGGCTGCTGTGTGTCTTCTCCTCGCTCGCGGGCACGTTCGGCAACGCCGCGCAAAGTGACTATGCGATGGCCAACGAGACCCTGAACCACGTCGTCGCCGCGCAACGGGCCGGCCGCCCGGACGCCTGGCTGCGGTCGCTGGTCTGGGGACCGTGGGACGGCGGCATGGTGTCCCGGGAGCTGGCGGAGGACTTCCGCATGGGCGGCGTGCCCGTCCTGCCCGTGGAGGCCGGCGCGCGCGCCTTCGCCGCCGAACTCGCCACCGAGGCGTCAGGTCCTCAGGTACTGCTCGCCGCCGGTCCGGCCGCGGAGTTCCTGCGCGGAGCGTGGGGAGGTGCTCATGCCACCGCTGCCCGAGGAACCGGAAGTGCTGCCGCGTCCTCCTGA
- a CDS encoding polyketide synthase dehydratase domain-containing protein: protein MPPLPEEPEVLPRPPEPGVGGPVAAYDAVSAAVRHWAPGSPLPGPAAFLTAQHHRATVLHERFLRLQALAGERLAALRAPATARPRPPAPAAPHGQEVCEVVLDPDAGDHWVTDHCPTWTVPALPLMSTADLLARAAGHRSGRPPTGLRGLELRRWLPLPGPTTLRLTCEGPADRPRVTLSAWQRPRVAELARFAPVASATAVFGAQRPPSRFPPLPDARPAPDPYESGDCFHGPRFQYLTSSRIGDGGSSGTLDAGRGDVPRGLFHQGLLDAATHIIPHTRMRTWSPGIGPEQVTYPHALTSLHAYAPLPDTGRVDVEARFAGFHSGDPRLPAVDLQLCTGDRVLLGARLVLVLVTAGRLLTVPAATRRAFLRDRRYSPALLLSDHEQDGTGDGGVTVLRPGVLRQLDFLPGTVAAVYGLPPGTPLRDSAPVIAAKEHVARRTATHPCRITVDEDLRGARVPVRTGASSDTACSLEVTVDEEHIRVRDREGPAPCPARSVSRTEKAS, encoded by the coding sequence ATGCCACCGCTGCCCGAGGAACCGGAAGTGCTGCCGCGTCCTCCTGAGCCGGGCGTGGGCGGACCCGTTGCTGCGTACGATGCCGTCTCCGCCGCCGTGCGCCACTGGGCGCCCGGCTCCCCGCTTCCCGGGCCGGCCGCGTTCCTCACCGCACAGCACCACCGGGCGACCGTGCTGCACGAGCGGTTCCTGCGGTTGCAGGCGCTGGCCGGTGAACGGCTGGCTGCCCTGCGCGCCCCGGCCACCGCACGGCCTCGGCCGCCCGCGCCGGCCGCGCCACACGGGCAGGAGGTGTGCGAGGTCGTCCTCGATCCGGATGCCGGCGACCACTGGGTGACCGACCACTGCCCCACCTGGACGGTGCCCGCCCTTCCCCTGATGTCGACGGCCGACCTGCTCGCACGCGCGGCCGGTCACCGCAGCGGGCGTCCCCCCACCGGGCTGCGCGGCCTGGAGCTGCGACGCTGGCTGCCGCTGCCCGGCCCGACCACCCTCCGGCTCACCTGTGAAGGGCCGGCCGACCGCCCCAGGGTGACGCTGTCCGCATGGCAGCGACCCCGCGTCGCGGAGCTGGCGCGCTTCGCTCCCGTGGCCTCCGCCACGGCCGTCTTCGGCGCGCAGCGGCCCCCGAGCCGCTTCCCGCCGCTGCCGGACGCCCGCCCGGCCCCCGACCCGTACGAGAGCGGCGACTGCTTCCACGGCCCCCGCTTCCAGTACCTGACCTCGTCCCGCATCGGTGACGGCGGCTCCTCCGGGACACTGGACGCCGGGCGGGGTGACGTGCCACGTGGGCTCTTCCACCAGGGCCTGCTGGACGCCGCCACCCACATCATCCCGCACACCCGCATGCGGACGTGGTCGCCGGGCATCGGCCCGGAGCAGGTGACGTATCCGCACGCGCTCACGTCCCTGCACGCCTACGCCCCCCTGCCGGACACCGGACGGGTCGACGTCGAGGCACGGTTCGCGGGCTTCCACTCCGGTGATCCGCGACTGCCTGCGGTGGACCTCCAGCTGTGCACCGGTGACCGCGTCCTGCTCGGCGCCCGGCTCGTCCTGGTGCTCGTCACGGCCGGCCGCCTGCTCACCGTGCCCGCGGCCACGCGCCGCGCCTTCCTCCGCGACCGCCGGTACAGCCCTGCCCTGCTGCTGTCCGACCACGAGCAGGACGGCACCGGTGACGGCGGGGTGACGGTGCTGCGTCCTGGCGTGCTGCGCCAACTGGACTTCCTCCCGGGCACGGTGGCCGCCGTCTACGGCCTGCCCCCCGGGACGCCCCTACGGGACAGCGCACCCGTGATCGCCGCGAAGGAGCACGTGGCACGCCGTACCGCGACGCACCCGTGCCGGATCACCGTGGACGAGGACCTGCGAGGGGCCCGTGTCCCCGTCCGTACCGGCGCCTCATCCGACACCGCCTGCTCCCTGGAGGTCACCGTGGACGAGGAGCACATCCGGGTCCGCGACCGCGAGGGCCCCGCCCCCTGCCCGGCCCGTTCCGTTTCCCGGACGGAGAAAGCCTCATGA